One Methylocaldum marinum DNA window includes the following coding sequences:
- a CDS encoding DUF4391 domain-containing protein has protein sequence MTVSPASTLSAQTLIHALRLPESCRVDQRVPKKLLLENGAATAADKRLITEAIEEIQWIAALKPNTIGVPDYRDTLREYLEIAVLAVTVRGVVKPASHSRLAELLHRAVPYPVLLLVAPQMGGQSLTLSLAHKRWAQNEAAKVVLDGSPISVTVAVPTSNTASTSLSDGHVSGSSHLDPTAVADVENAFIQSLSVTRQPQATLHALYQGWVDCVQALLAARLTGSYQVPTTPEQAAKRRRALANCERLEAEVSRLRAQAAKEKQLARQVELNLRLKRVQAELAAAGGDL, from the coding sequence ATGACGGTCAGCCCCGCATCAACCCTTTCGGCGCAAACCCTTATCCACGCCTTGCGCTTGCCCGAGAGTTGCCGGGTGGATCAGCGCGTCCCCAAGAAATTGCTGCTGGAGAATGGTGCTGCCACGGCGGCAGACAAGCGCTTGATCACGGAGGCCATCGAAGAGATCCAATGGATCGCTGCGCTCAAGCCCAACACCATCGGTGTGCCCGACTACCGGGATACGCTGCGTGAGTACCTGGAGATCGCTGTGCTGGCAGTGACTGTGCGGGGTGTCGTTAAACCTGCAAGTCACTCGCGGCTCGCCGAGCTGTTACACCGAGCCGTGCCTTATCCGGTGCTGCTGCTGGTAGCACCACAGATGGGAGGGCAATCGTTGACCCTGTCGCTGGCCCACAAACGCTGGGCACAGAACGAGGCCGCCAAAGTAGTGCTCGACGGCAGCCCAATATCAGTAACGGTAGCGGTGCCAACATCAAACACAGCGTCGACCTCGCTGTCCGATGGCCATGTTTCCGGTTCCTCTCACCTCGATCCCACGGCCGTTGCCGATGTGGAGAATGCGTTCATCCAGTCGCTGTCAGTCACGCGCCAACCCCAGGCTACGCTGCACGCCCTCTATCAAGGCTGGGTAGATTGCGTGCAGGCATTGCTCGCCGCTCGGCTGACGGGCAGCTACCAAGTCCCGACAACCCCGGAACAGGCCGCAAAGCGTCGGCGGGCCCTGGCTAATTGTGAACGGCTTGAGGCCGAGGTCAGCCGCCTTCGGGCGCAAGCGGCAAAAGAAAAACAACTGGCACGTCAGGTCGAATTGAACCTGAGGCTCAAGCGCGTGCAGGCCGAACTGGCGGCCGCAGGGGGGGATCTGTGA
- a CDS encoding helicase-related protein, whose amino-acid sequence MKLIHNTGADRVIDLIRPHLKHGNQLGCVTPSFSLYAFAEMREALSVLDRVQLILSPDDGALEFLGAEGDRAARNRLQARWLANQCANWISRKVDLRRALGPVPQGAVVMRTPDATPEQVVLGSLAFSTAGLGLTPGNPLSLIQASESADEAAQLARWFDQQWASLQGQSGESTSGRDALISALQAIGEHRDPFTVYTLILHHLFRDSGDEMDEDRIVKSATGIRNTVVWKKLFKFQRDGVVGAIDKLNRFGGCIIADSVGLGKTFEALAIIKYHELRNDRVLVLAPKRLRDNWTLYKANDKRNILAADRFNYDVLNHTDLSRDGGTSGDIDLSHVNWGNYDLVVIDESHNFRNKATHKGKESRYDRLMRRIIKEGVKTRVLMLSATPVNNRLADLRNQIAFVTEGDDTALLEHGIASIESTTRKAQAQFNRWLAMDESEKTPSKLVEMLGFDYFTLLDHLTIARSRRHIEKYYGTSETGRFPNRLPPINIKADVDLAGEFRAIRDINLEIRRLTLASYAPLRYVLPHKQAAYDAKYSTQVRGGEGFFRQVDREESLIHLLRVNVLKRMESAVSSFALTVQRQLGDVEATLAHIESHTHELEEIDIADVDIDDPAFEALLVGRKVKVLLGDVDLIRWKQDLIEDRNRLATLLAAAKQVDVTRDAKLAALRQMIEDKCRHPINTLDGKSNQKIIVFTAFSDTAHYLYEQLAPWAKSTLGIDAALVTGSAGIQTTVPGLRKSMSGVLSAFAPRAKERPEELAAEGEIDLLIATDCISEGQNLQDCDWLINYDIHWNPVRIIQRFGRIDRIGSPNQCIQLVNFWPNMELEEYINLEQRVSGRMVLLDISATGEENLIEQQSGNPMNDLEYRRKQLLKLQDTVIDMEDLSTGVSITDLTLTDFRIDLAQYLKAHPGKLDTQPLGAYAVTTTLDADIPPGAIFCLQACGPAANKAKESDYPLAPHYLVHVGDDGAVLLPYPQAKHILDRLKRLALGREAPDTGACARFDKATRQGEDMRHAQKLLASAVASVAGKNEERAVASLFTPGGTHAIKGEFAGSNDFEVVAFMVILPESETP is encoded by the coding sequence ATGAAGTTGATCCACAACACCGGCGCAGACCGAGTCATCGATCTGATCCGGCCGCATCTCAAGCACGGCAATCAGCTCGGCTGCGTGACGCCCTCGTTTTCTCTCTACGCCTTCGCTGAAATGCGCGAAGCGCTGTCAGTCCTTGATCGGGTCCAGTTGATCCTGTCTCCTGACGACGGGGCGCTCGAGTTCCTCGGCGCGGAGGGCGATCGTGCCGCACGCAATCGCTTGCAAGCGCGATGGTTGGCCAATCAATGTGCGAATTGGATAAGTCGGAAGGTGGACCTTCGGCGGGCGCTGGGACCGGTGCCACAAGGCGCTGTGGTCATGCGCACGCCTGACGCCACACCTGAGCAAGTGGTACTTGGATCGCTTGCCTTCAGTACCGCCGGCCTTGGACTAACGCCCGGTAACCCATTGAGCCTGATCCAGGCATCTGAATCCGCCGACGAGGCAGCCCAACTCGCCCGGTGGTTCGATCAACAGTGGGCGAGCCTGCAAGGGCAGTCGGGGGAATCAACAAGCGGCCGAGACGCACTGATCAGCGCCTTGCAGGCCATTGGCGAGCACCGCGATCCGTTCACCGTCTACACACTGATATTGCATCACCTGTTTCGTGATAGCGGTGACGAGATGGACGAGGACCGAATCGTCAAGTCCGCTACCGGCATCCGCAATACCGTGGTGTGGAAGAAGCTGTTCAAGTTCCAACGTGATGGCGTAGTGGGCGCCATCGACAAGCTGAACCGCTTCGGTGGCTGCATCATCGCGGACAGCGTCGGCCTCGGTAAGACCTTCGAAGCCCTGGCGATCATCAAATACCACGAGCTGCGCAACGATCGTGTTCTGGTGCTGGCGCCCAAGCGTCTGCGCGACAACTGGACGCTCTACAAGGCCAACGACAAGCGCAACATTCTCGCGGCGGACCGCTTCAACTACGATGTCCTGAACCACACCGATCTGTCACGGGACGGCGGCACCTCCGGCGACATCGATCTGTCGCACGTGAACTGGGGCAACTACGACCTGGTGGTGATCGACGAGTCGCACAACTTCCGCAACAAGGCGACACACAAGGGCAAGGAGTCGCGCTACGACCGGCTCATGCGTCGGATCATCAAGGAAGGGGTCAAGACCCGCGTCCTCATGCTGTCGGCCACGCCGGTCAACAACCGGCTTGCAGACTTGCGCAATCAGATCGCCTTTGTCACCGAAGGCGATGACACGGCCTTGCTGGAGCACGGCATCGCCAGTATCGAGTCGACCACCCGCAAAGCCCAGGCCCAGTTCAACCGCTGGTTGGCGATGGATGAGTCCGAAAAAACGCCTTCGAAGCTGGTTGAAATGTTGGGTTTCGACTATTTCACGCTGCTGGATCACCTCACCATTGCCCGCTCGCGGCGGCACATCGAGAAATACTATGGCACCAGTGAGACTGGCCGTTTCCCGAATCGGCTTCCGCCAATCAACATCAAAGCGGATGTTGACCTCGCCGGCGAATTCCGCGCCATCCGCGACATCAATCTGGAAATCCGCCGCCTCACTCTGGCCAGTTATGCGCCCCTGCGCTATGTCCTGCCACACAAGCAGGCGGCTTATGACGCCAAGTACAGCACTCAGGTCCGCGGCGGCGAGGGCTTCTTCCGCCAGGTGGACCGCGAAGAGAGCCTGATTCACCTGCTTCGCGTCAATGTGCTCAAGCGCATGGAAAGCGCAGTGTCCTCCTTCGCGCTGACGGTCCAAAGGCAGCTCGGGGATGTGGAAGCCACGCTGGCCCATATTGAATCGCACACACACGAGCTCGAAGAAATCGACATTGCCGATGTAGACATAGACGATCCGGCTTTTGAGGCGCTGCTCGTCGGGCGCAAGGTCAAGGTGTTGCTCGGTGACGTTGACCTGATTCGCTGGAAGCAGGATTTGATCGAGGATCGCAACCGGCTGGCCACACTGCTGGCGGCGGCGAAACAAGTCGATGTCACCCGTGACGCAAAACTGGCCGCACTGCGCCAGATGATCGAAGACAAGTGCCGCCACCCCATCAACACACTGGATGGCAAGAGCAACCAGAAAATCATCGTCTTCACTGCCTTCTCGGACACTGCGCACTATCTCTACGAGCAGCTCGCTCCCTGGGCCAAAAGCACGCTGGGCATTGACGCCGCGCTAGTAACTGGCAGCGCCGGCATTCAGACCACCGTGCCCGGCTTGCGTAAGAGCATGAGCGGCGTGTTGTCGGCGTTCGCCCCGCGTGCCAAGGAGCGCCCCGAAGAGCTCGCTGCTGAAGGCGAGATCGATTTGCTCATTGCCACCGATTGCATTTCCGAAGGCCAGAACCTGCAAGACTGCGACTGGCTGATCAACTACGACATCCACTGGAACCCGGTGCGCATCATCCAGCGCTTCGGCCGGATCGACCGTATTGGCTCACCCAACCAGTGCATCCAGCTGGTCAACTTCTGGCCGAACATGGAGCTGGAGGAATACATCAACCTGGAGCAGCGCGTCAGCGGCCGCATGGTGCTGCTCGACATCTCCGCCACGGGTGAGGAGAACCTCATCGAGCAGCAATCCGGCAACCCGATGAACGATCTCGAGTACCGGCGCAAGCAACTGCTCAAATTGCAGGACACGGTCATCGACATGGAGGATCTGTCCACCGGGGTGTCGATTACCGACCTGACCCTGACCGACTTCCGCATCGATCTGGCTCAGTACCTGAAGGCGCACCCCGGCAAACTCGACACCCAGCCGCTCGGCGCCTATGCCGTCACGACCACCCTGGATGCGGATATTCCGCCGGGCGCGATCTTTTGCCTGCAAGCCTGTGGTCCGGCGGCCAACAAAGCCAAAGAGTCTGACTACCCCTTGGCACCGCATTACCTCGTTCATGTCGGTGACGACGGCGCCGTATTGCTGCCTTACCCCCAGGCCAAGCACATCCTCGATCGCCTCAAGCGTCTGGCGCTCGGGCGCGAAGCTCCCGACACGGGCGCCTGTGCCCGGTTCGACAAGGCGACGAGGCAGGGGGAAGACATGCGTCATGCCCAGAAGCTGCTTGCCTCAGCGGTCGCTTCGGTCGCTGGCAAGAACGAGGAACGCGCCGTCGCCAGCTTGTTCACGCCGGGTGGCACCCACGCCATCAAAGGTGAGTTCGCCGGCAGCAATGACTTCGAGGTGGTGGCGTTTATGGTGATCCTGCCGGAGAGCGAGACGCCATGA
- a CDS encoding WYL domain-containing transcriptional regulator, translating into MSNEQLADLTQPQRDRLAFVELRVRFIGEIRRQDLVTRFGIQSAAASRDLALYKELAPGNINYDPKGKSYVLGPDFRPVFDFPPERVLSWLTQGFGDGEPMRLKAWVASESPSRLTHPDLDVLASVTRAIHQECPLGIEYHSISSGRTEREIVPFALIDNGLRWHVRAFDRKSQEFRDFVITRIKRPVVLKGQPVAPHEMSDQDIQWTRIVELELVPHPDQPRPEITEMDYGMRDGVLRMNLRASTVGYILRKWSVDCSPDHSLRGHEYRLWLKDHLAIYGVRSAVLAPGFAQTNAKASIDD; encoded by the coding sequence ATGTCGAACGAACAGCTTGCAGATCTAACCCAGCCACAACGCGACCGGCTCGCGTTTGTGGAGTTGCGCGTGCGCTTCATTGGGGAGATACGCCGTCAGGACTTGGTCACGCGGTTTGGCATCCAGTCCGCCGCCGCATCTAGGGATCTGGCGCTGTACAAGGAGTTGGCCCCGGGCAACATCAACTACGACCCCAAGGGCAAGTCCTACGTCCTGGGGCCGGACTTCCGGCCCGTATTCGACTTTCCCCCAGAGCGGGTGCTGTCGTGGCTGACCCAGGGCTTTGGCGATGGTGAGCCGATGCGGCTCAAGGCGTGGGTAGCCAGCGAGAGCCCGTCACGGCTCACGCATCCGGATCTGGATGTGCTGGCGAGCGTGACCCGTGCGATCCACCAGGAGTGTCCGCTCGGCATCGAGTACCACTCCATCTCCAGTGGCCGCACCGAGCGGGAGATCGTCCCGTTCGCGCTGATCGACAACGGCCTCCGTTGGCACGTTCGCGCCTTCGACCGGAAATCCCAAGAGTTCCGGGATTTCGTCATCACCCGGATCAAGCGCCCGGTGGTGCTCAAGGGGCAGCCAGTGGCGCCCCACGAGATGAGCGATCAGGACATTCAGTGGACCCGGATCGTCGAGCTGGAGCTGGTGCCGCACCCGGATCAACCCCGGCCGGAGATCACCGAGATGGATTACGGCATGCGCGACGGCGTGCTGCGGATGAATCTGCGCGCTTCTACTGTCGGATACATCCTGCGCAAATGGAGTGTGGACTGTTCCCCGGACCACAGCCTGCGCGGCCATGAATACCGGCTTTGGTTGAAAGACCACCTTGCTATTTACGGTGTGCGTAGCGCCGTTTTGGCGCCGGGCTTTGCGCAGACGAATGCAAAAGCGTCGATAGATGACTGA
- a CDS encoding DUF3375 domain-containing protein produces MKADKAIATYRRMRAQPLWRLLASNTGPTVIGLLQAHLYESERSLPASIFHERIARDLEELRAHGEDFPQTAQAYVASWLADGYLERRFPAGASEEEYELSTASVEAIRFVSGLEQPHSAATESRLTLVIEALARLAEDTDTDKFRRIDRLMAEQARIDKEIDAIQKGQMRVLPHATALERTREIITLADDLAGDFRRVRDQFDQLNRDLRERIMDNDGNRGDVLDSLFAGIDLISESDAGRTFAAFWRLLTDPQQAATLDQALDSVMSREFVGQLEAKERRFLLRLTRTLLEQGGMVHEVLQTFARSLKHFVQSREYLEQRRLNHLLKDAQRAALALKDEVRATETLQYTLELTSSRLRSLSQWVLYDPSLQALPGQMAEGDAPPIDLESVSELVAQSEIDFRTLKANVLAVLEQRSQASIAEVLEQFPAAQGLGSVVGLLALGSRHGFKADHSETVGWVGGDDELRSARIPKIFFLRERANELV; encoded by the coding sequence GTGAAAGCAGACAAAGCCATCGCGACCTACCGGCGCATGCGGGCGCAACCGTTGTGGCGCCTGCTTGCCTCGAACACTGGACCTACCGTCATTGGCCTGCTCCAAGCCCATCTCTACGAGAGCGAGCGGAGCCTTCCTGCCTCCATTTTTCACGAACGAATCGCAAGGGATCTGGAAGAGCTGCGCGCACATGGCGAAGACTTTCCCCAAACCGCACAAGCGTATGTCGCCAGCTGGCTTGCCGATGGGTACTTGGAGCGACGCTTCCCGGCTGGGGCTTCAGAGGAGGAATATGAACTCTCCACGGCCTCCGTCGAAGCCATCCGATTTGTCTCTGGCCTGGAGCAGCCGCACTCAGCCGCGACCGAAAGCCGCCTGACGCTTGTTATCGAGGCGCTGGCCCGGCTTGCAGAGGACACCGACACCGATAAATTCCGCCGCATCGACCGGCTCATGGCAGAGCAAGCCCGAATCGACAAGGAGATAGACGCCATCCAGAAGGGGCAGATGCGCGTGCTGCCCCATGCAACGGCGTTGGAGCGTACGCGCGAAATCATCACGCTGGCCGACGATCTTGCGGGTGATTTCCGTCGTGTCCGCGACCAGTTCGATCAGCTAAATCGAGATCTCCGTGAACGCATCATGGACAACGATGGCAATCGGGGCGACGTGCTGGATTCGCTGTTTGCCGGAATCGACCTGATTTCAGAAAGCGACGCGGGAAGAACTTTCGCTGCTTTCTGGCGATTGCTAACGGACCCACAGCAGGCCGCCACACTTGATCAGGCTCTCGATAGCGTCATGTCGCGGGAGTTTGTAGGTCAGCTCGAAGCCAAGGAGCGCCGATTCCTACTTCGGCTGACACGAACCCTTCTTGAGCAGGGCGGCATGGTCCACGAAGTGCTCCAGACGTTTGCCCGCAGCCTGAAGCATTTCGTCCAGAGCCGTGAATACCTCGAGCAACGCCGACTCAATCACCTTCTGAAAGACGCTCAGCGAGCAGCACTCGCTCTGAAGGACGAAGTCAGGGCCACAGAAACCCTACAGTACACGCTTGAGCTCACGAGCAGCCGTTTGCGCTCCTTGTCTCAATGGGTGCTGTACGACCCATCCCTACAAGCCTTGCCCGGTCAAATGGCGGAAGGTGACGCCCCACCAATCGACCTGGAGTCTGTCAGCGAACTGGTCGCCCAATCCGAGATCGACTTCCGAACATTGAAGGCCAACGTCCTGGCTGTCCTGGAGCAACGGTCCCAGGCATCCATTGCTGAAGTGCTGGAGCAGTTCCCCGCTGCACAGGGTTTGGGCAGCGTCGTCGGCCTGCTTGCATTGGGCAGTCGGCATGGTTTCAAAGCCGACCATAGCGAAACCGTAGGCTGGGTTGGAGGCGACGACGAGCTTCGTAGCGCCCGAATTCCAAAGATCTTCTTTTTGAGGGAGCGGGCCAATGAACTGGTCTGA
- a CDS encoding DUF4194 domain-containing protein — translation MNWSENDETAMPAEAQAPDPAQESAAHLFMGDSGELALDTRRALVQLLAGPSLDGRRHPKLWPILVRDEAVIRRRLAELFLELVIDRDVQVAFTRQADTGDLEVPLLLRRAQLTFIDSILLLHLRQRLTQADSQGDRAVVSTDEMMEFLTLYERASNTDRAGFAKRVHASIEKIKKHSILQKIRSSEDRFEISPTLKLLFSAEEIQALTHLYQRMAAGETPGQLAQTEPDEEADQ, via the coding sequence ATGAACTGGTCTGAGAACGACGAAACGGCGATGCCAGCCGAAGCACAAGCACCAGATCCTGCGCAGGAATCTGCCGCCCATCTTTTCATGGGTGACAGCGGCGAGTTGGCGCTGGATACCCGGCGCGCCCTGGTGCAGCTACTTGCGGGACCTTCGCTCGACGGACGTCGACATCCAAAACTCTGGCCGATACTAGTGCGAGACGAAGCGGTGATACGTCGGCGCCTTGCCGAACTGTTTCTCGAACTAGTCATCGACCGGGACGTACAAGTTGCCTTCACCCGCCAGGCAGATACCGGCGACCTCGAAGTGCCACTTCTGCTGCGTCGCGCGCAGCTGACCTTCATTGACTCCATTCTGCTGCTCCACCTTCGCCAGCGATTGACCCAGGCAGACTCGCAGGGCGACCGTGCCGTGGTATCGACGGACGAGATGATGGAGTTTCTTACCCTCTATGAGCGAGCTTCCAACACCGACCGCGCGGGATTCGCGAAACGGGTTCATGCATCCATCGAGAAGATCAAGAAGCACAGCATCCTCCAGAAAATTCGCTCGAGTGAGGATCGCTTCGAGATTTCGCCCACGTTGAAGCTCCTCTTCTCAGCAGAGGAAATACAAGCTCTTACCCACTTGTATCAGCGCATGGCTGCCGGAGAGACGCCAGGGCAACTGGCTCAGACTGAGCCTGATGAGGAGGCCGACCAATGA
- a CDS encoding ATP-binding protein: MISEPQTASLFAREQFRMARLQVYNWGTFSGLHDVPISERGFLFVGRSGAGKSTLLDAFSALLVPPRWIDFNAAAREADRSGRDRNLVSYVRGAWAEQKDGDSGEIATRYLRSGTTWSALALTYQNALGQFVVLVQVFWLRGNANGNTDVKRHYLVLERAFDLRELEDFGQSNFDIRKLKQSFPEAFARDEFRPYCERFSRLLGIESEMALRLLHKTQSAKNLGDLNTFLRDFMLDKPETFEVADRLVSEFGELNAAHQAVVTAREQVQTLAPAREQYQRRDSLMLQRNGLDELRLGVDGYRETCRVELLKRHIESLEVQASGSEGEVSRRQSILDNHATTLRDLERQHREAGGDQIEQWETEKSGLEGQRTDRLRKRGQAEEACKKLGWSLPDSPQVFAELLGNARQEVENWEQRSSENREEQFRLAAQKKDAETAFSQAVKEVQALQRQPSNIPADMLEMRRDIASGIGISESALPFVGELIEVKPDEAEWQGAIERVLHGFALSLLVDERQYSALANHINNTHLGQRLVYYRTGRPETWQAKPIGANSLVLKLNVKEGTYADWLQAELRQRFDYACVESIQSFRSADRAITREGQVKHSKTRHEKDDRRSVGDRRNWVLGFDNREKLGLFQAQAQELAATITRLGREIETLADQDKNRATRAMQCQTLVNLQWQEIDVIPLLDRISTIERQIREAREGNTALLHISERIDKQKHSVDQADKDLRDAKVAHDSVLKQINDSTQKLESLLQDAFRVPLTPHQIKGLDERFTKQSDAIRLESLDKVATAVERGLNTEISEIKDKIGDCEKEIEARFAAFKRQWPMDAGDMDTSLASAPDFFAKLVRLETDGLPAYEQRFFELLQNQSHQNLAALSTYLNDARKAILERMDLVNDSLGQVPFNQSVNQRTYLHIDASDRQLADVKEFKQEIQQALSHAWTEDHEFAEARFLALRRLVDRLASQDPEQKRWRETVLDVRQHVEFIGREIDEGGVEVEIYRSGAGKSGGQRQKLATTCLAAALRYQLGGNDHGVPMYAPVVLDEAFDKADNEFTTLAMNIFTNFGFQMVVATPLKSVMTLEPFIGGACFVDISDRRVSGVLLIEYDGDRQRLKLPEHAREEASVEAS, encoded by the coding sequence ATGATCTCGGAACCCCAAACCGCCTCCTTGTTCGCCCGGGAACAGTTCCGGATGGCTCGCCTGCAGGTCTACAACTGGGGCACTTTTTCTGGCCTGCATGACGTACCGATCAGCGAACGAGGCTTTCTGTTTGTCGGTCGATCGGGGGCTGGGAAATCGACTCTTCTCGACGCTTTTTCGGCGTTGCTGGTGCCACCTCGCTGGATCGACTTCAACGCTGCCGCGCGCGAGGCTGACCGCAGCGGTCGTGACCGAAACCTCGTCTCCTACGTACGTGGTGCATGGGCCGAACAGAAGGATGGAGATTCAGGTGAGATCGCCACCCGTTACTTGCGCTCGGGGACAACGTGGTCAGCCTTGGCACTGACTTACCAGAACGCATTGGGCCAGTTTGTGGTGCTTGTTCAGGTGTTTTGGCTGCGTGGTAATGCAAATGGAAACACAGACGTCAAACGCCACTACCTTGTCCTGGAGCGGGCCTTTGACCTGCGCGAGTTGGAGGACTTCGGCCAATCCAACTTCGACATCCGAAAGCTCAAGCAGTCATTCCCCGAGGCGTTCGCCCGCGACGAGTTTCGTCCCTATTGCGAACGATTCTCCCGCTTGCTCGGTATCGAGAGCGAAATGGCGCTGCGTTTGCTGCACAAAACACAGTCGGCCAAAAATCTCGGCGATCTCAATACCTTCCTGCGCGATTTCATGCTGGACAAGCCAGAAACCTTCGAGGTGGCCGATCGCTTGGTCAGCGAATTTGGCGAACTCAATGCGGCCCACCAGGCGGTAGTGACAGCTCGCGAGCAGGTTCAAACACTTGCGCCAGCGCGGGAGCAGTATCAGCGGAGAGATTCGCTGATGCTGCAGCGCAATGGCCTGGATGAGCTTCGGCTGGGGGTTGATGGCTACCGGGAAACCTGCCGCGTTGAACTCCTCAAGCGGCATATCGAGTCCCTGGAGGTGCAAGCCAGCGGCTCGGAAGGTGAAGTGAGTCGACGCCAGAGCATCCTGGATAACCACGCCACAACCTTGCGCGATCTGGAGCGACAGCACCGTGAAGCCGGCGGTGATCAGATCGAGCAATGGGAGACAGAGAAATCTGGTCTAGAAGGCCAGCGCACGGATCGTCTGCGCAAACGCGGCCAGGCTGAAGAAGCATGCAAGAAGCTTGGCTGGAGCCTCCCGGATTCGCCTCAGGTCTTCGCTGAGCTGTTGGGCAACGCGCGGCAGGAAGTCGAAAACTGGGAGCAACGTAGCAGCGAGAACCGCGAAGAACAGTTCCGCTTGGCAGCTCAAAAGAAGGACGCCGAAACCGCATTTTCGCAAGCGGTGAAGGAGGTGCAGGCACTCCAGCGCCAACCATCGAATATTCCAGCCGATATGCTGGAAATGCGCCGAGACATCGCCTCAGGCATCGGGATCTCGGAGTCGGCGCTGCCCTTTGTTGGCGAACTCATCGAGGTAAAGCCTGACGAGGCCGAGTGGCAAGGTGCCATCGAGCGCGTACTGCACGGATTTGCGCTCTCACTCCTGGTGGACGAGCGCCAGTATTCGGCGTTGGCCAATCACATCAACAACACCCACCTTGGGCAGCGCCTGGTGTATTACCGGACTGGCCGACCGGAGACGTGGCAGGCCAAGCCCATTGGTGCCAATTCGCTCGTCCTCAAGCTAAACGTCAAGGAGGGTACGTATGCCGATTGGCTGCAGGCCGAGCTACGGCAACGCTTCGATTACGCGTGCGTCGAGTCCATTCAGTCGTTCAGGAGCGCTGATCGAGCCATCACCCGCGAGGGGCAGGTCAAGCACAGCAAAACCCGGCATGAGAAGGACGACCGGAGAAGTGTCGGCGACCGACGAAACTGGGTGCTCGGGTTCGATAACCGCGAGAAGCTTGGGCTCTTTCAAGCCCAGGCCCAGGAGCTGGCTGCGACGATTACGCGTCTAGGGCGAGAAATCGAAACCCTCGCCGACCAAGACAAGAATCGTGCGACCCGAGCGATGCAGTGCCAGACCTTGGTGAATCTCCAGTGGCAGGAAATCGATGTAATACCGTTGCTAGACCGCATTTCCACCATCGAGCGGCAGATTCGCGAAGCGCGGGAAGGCAATACAGCCTTACTGCATATCAGTGAGCGGATCGACAAGCAAAAGCACTCGGTTGATCAAGCAGACAAGGACCTCCGCGATGCCAAGGTCGCGCATGACTCCGTTCTCAAGCAGATCAACGACAGCACGCAGAAGCTTGAATCCCTCCTCCAAGATGCTTTCCGGGTTCCATTGACTCCCCATCAGATCAAGGGGCTCGACGAACGTTTCACCAAGCAGTCAGACGCGATCAGGCTCGAAAGCCTCGACAAGGTAGCAACCGCTGTTGAGAGAGGTCTCAACACAGAAATCAGTGAGATCAAAGATAAGATCGGCGATTGCGAGAAGGAAATAGAAGCGCGCTTCGCCGCATTTAAACGGCAATGGCCTATGGACGCTGGCGACATGGACACGAGCCTCGCCAGCGCACCAGACTTTTTCGCCAAGTTGGTTCGACTGGAAACGGATGGCCTGCCCGCCTACGAGCAGCGATTTTTCGAACTGTTGCAGAACCAAAGCCACCAGAATCTAGCAGCGCTCTCCACCTACCTGAACGACGCTCGTAAAGCCATCCTAGAACGAATGGATCTGGTCAACGACAGTCTTGGCCAGGTGCCGTTCAACCAAAGCGTCAATCAACGCACCTATCTCCACATCGACGCCAGTGACCGGCAACTTGCTGACGTCAAGGAGTTCAAGCAGGAAATCCAGCAGGCACTTAGCCACGCGTGGACGGAGGACCACGAGTTTGCCGAGGCGCGGTTCCTGGCCCTGCGCCGACTTGTTGATCGACTCGCCAGTCAGGACCCCGAGCAAAAGCGCTGGCGCGAGACTGTGCTCGACGTTCGACAGCATGTTGAGTTCATCGGACGGGAGATCGATGAAGGTGGTGTCGAGGTCGAGATCTACCGAAGCGGTGCTGGTAAGTCTGGAGGCCAACGCCAGAAGTTAGCCACCACGTGTTTGGCCGCAGCCCTGCGGTATCAACTGGGCGGAAACGACCACGGCGTACCGATGTATGCACCCGTCGTGCTTGATGAGGCATTCGACAAGGCTGACAACGAGTTCACCACTTTGGCGATGAACATCTTTACCAATTTCGGATTTCAAATGGTCGTCGCTACGCCACTGAAGTCCGTCATGACCCTCGAACCCTTCATCGGTGGCGCCTGCTTCGTAGATATCAGTGACCGGCGAGTGTCAGGCGTCCTGCTGATCGAGTACGACGGTGACCGTCAGCGGTTGAAGCTGCCGGAGCACGCTCGAGAGGAGGCTAGCGTTGAAGCTTCCTGA